One window of the Spea bombifrons isolate aSpeBom1 chromosome 8, aSpeBom1.2.pri, whole genome shotgun sequence genome contains the following:
- the SLC31A2 gene encoding probable low affinity copper uptake protein 2, whose translation MQMYFVFSENVTLLFDFWTVHTLAGLILSFLVVLLLTILYEISKVWKSNLLTRTLLAFPVTDDPIPSSFLTSDSEAAVVVTADPSQERDTISSQQTETSGSLYAGHVASNCRWWFLHCSLSLVHMVQIVLGYMLMLCVMSYNASIFIAVIIGSGLGYYMAFPFLSKYSKPHVL comes from the exons ATGCAG ATGTATTTTGTCTTCTCCGAGAATGTTACTCTACTCTTTGATTTCTGGACGGTCCACACACTGGCAG GTCTCATACTGTCATTCCTGGTTGTCCTTCTCCTTACCATCCTCTATGAAATCTCAAAGGTCTGGAAGTCTAACCTTCTTACCAGAACCCTGCTGGCCTTCCCAGTGACTGACGACCCGATTCCTTCCTCATTCCTGACCTCAGACTCGGAGGCAGCTGTGGTTGTGACTGCAGACCCTTCGCAGGAAAGAGACACCATTTCTTCCCAGCAAACAGAAACATCAGGGTCTCTCTATGCGGGCCACGTAGCCTCCAACTGCAG GTGGTGGTTCCTGCACTGTTCACTTTCTCTTGTTCATATGGTCCAAATCGTTCTTGGATACATGCTTATgttgtgtgtgatgtcatacaaCGCCTCCATCTTCATAGCGGTGATTATTGGCTCGGGACTAGGATACTACATGGCATTTCCATTTCTTTCTAAGTACTCCAAACCTCATGTGTTGTAA